Below is a genomic region from Biomphalaria glabrata chromosome 3, xgBioGlab47.1, whole genome shotgun sequence.
TTAAGCCGGTGCCATTTTTTTTAGCGTGGAAGCCGCCAAGAGACTGTAGCATACTCCATAGAAGTGAAGTATGTGTTTGTAATGCACAGTTCATGAAAGCAACAGAAATTAACAACATGCAGACCCAAACATTTTGGCCACGATTCGTTATCAGCTCCAACTCGTAACTCGGGCATTAAAATTTCCATTGATATAAAGGTGCTAGATCTTGGGGTGTTTTAAGTTATATCCTCCATAGCTTGTGAAAGTCGGTTTTGTCTTCCTCCTCTGCAGTAAGTGTTAGTGAGTACAGGCGCAAATGATATTTACTTTACCTTGTGGGGATGCAAGTTTTATGTATAGTACCCTTTCATAGCCTATGGGGAATATCGCGATGCAGGAAacgaagttgttttttttttttattgcgaagCCAATGCCATGAATTTTGAGGCTTTGCTTTGACTTACCATTCCAGTAGAAAGTACTATTGCTTTCTGTAAGAAATCCACTGTCTGCTAGTCTGGTTTTTCGCAGACAATAAGCCACGTACGTCAACTCTTAATCAGTTGAGTTCTCTAATAATGATGGCAGTTTGACGCAATAACGAGGTATGGGTCAGAATTAAAGCCAGAACACACTGTCCATATGTTGCAGCTTGTGAAACGTAATAACGTAGAGGGGTTTCTTTTGATTGTAtacatttgtatttgtaagtgcAGGTGAGCAACATGCTTTTCGGTATTGTCATTAACACCAAGCTGTGGCGGGATAGCACTTTAATATTGTCCAGGGACTGAAGGCTGGCAGTAGCTATCCAAATGAGGTTGAAGAGCTCCTCTTGCAGTCGAGAGTGGCCCTTGACGTTTCAGCTTACGCCAATCAGGAACTTATAACTGTTGACTATAGCactttcaatgttttttttagagacTTTTTTGTCATCGATGGGAGAAAGCCTGGGTGGTAAATTTGCGAGTGCCGGGCTGTCCACCCACACCTCTATTTTATACTGACCGGATCCAAAGGGACGTAACAACATCGCAATTTGAGGTCAGTGGTTTCAGGAGTTAGCCTGAGAGTAGTGGTCTTACCTCTGTTCCTCCACCTGCGGGGGCCCAAACCCGGATTTtctcccttagccttagaccttacagAAAACACACAAGTCAGTGCGGCTATTGACCTATATAGCTAGGGGTTTATGGTTTGTGGGCATCAAGGCGTGTCCGCATTttactaacaaacattttagcatGCATTgccaaaaataacaacaacaaaaaaacaacgacaTAGCGGATCGAACAAAGGTTAGAGAGCTCATTCTCCATGCTTCTTTGCTTCTCTGTTCACCCTTCAAAGTCCTATAATAGGAAATTCAATGAGGGTGTCACAATGTGGACGATAAAAGAGTACATACACCAGACGTTGCCATTTTTTCCTTCTGTTCAGCCCTTTGTCTACATGTAAAATATTATACAGTGAACATGCTGGCCATTTACAAACAGGAGACAAGCATGGACCTCGTGCACTGGATCTGAGGGATCGCAAGCAAGCTTGCTTGAAATGAATAGTTGTATGGactgcatgggcgtagccaggattttttttcggggagggtttgggggggggggaattcccccccccgacctccccccccccgcgaaaaaaaaattatatatataaatatatgtgtatataattaatctttattacattctgaccctttcggaagacgcttattgtttattgtagactccccgcccttgctagcaagggggtctgggggagttcgcatctcccccagcgcggggcgaagccccgccgctgagcactatttctggtattgaaagccaacaacatgcatattctgaggtatctacagtgcattatcttgctattaaaaagttttatttcaaaaacctaatgtgctattcttactgacttagaccctctcgcgccgttcggcgcattttccggcaagctgtatccgcaactcttattttgcgtaattaattttgtcggaaaacatgtcccgcaaaacctcatgcgacgctctgtcacaaccttactaaggattcgactcccagttcggcatatgatttctttgatttagacccgatctctatgactgactcctaaaatctgtcttagccatctttgttgagacacttttaatgattttcaatttcggcagaagactattcacacttaattaatggagcccaagccactggtagaaatttgtaacctttcttgactacgctcttggaattacatgcctgtatttcgctttagattttatatcgaaaaggaaagttttttcgtcaaatcatctgttgaggggttttaaactaaaaaatctctggttttttttttcttttgtttttaattcaaaactccatttagctacgatcatagaatttggtgactgtagtttgctttaaaataatattgaagagagaggttttcaactctaaacgctctgtaggggaattttaaactcaaaaccatctggaggggttttaaactttaaagaaaaatccctctggaggaggggggtttaaactcaaaacccctttggctacgctcatagattttatagtgtgtaatttgctttttttttatattgaagaggtaccttttagcttcaaaccccaactggaagggggaggggggttaaactcaaaacccctttggctacgctcatagaattttgagtgtataatttgctttttttatattgaagatgggggttatcgtaaattttggatggggttttaaaatcaaaatcttcctcaactgtgctgttggaatttggggattgttgtttgcattttttttgttttgttttatagaagagggggatttaacttcaaaaacctctggtaggggatttaaaattcaaaaccccctggtagagggatttgtatctcaaaaccccctgataggggtttttaaaatctcaaaaccccctggtagggggatttaaactcaaaaccccctggtagagggtttttaactcaaagctgcctcggctgtgctgtggtaagttatgatttagtattaaaatctcacctaaaataaacaaatgaaagcaaaaatcagtcacttaatcccccccccctggggggggatttcatttcgggggggggggtttgaaccccaagaacccccctctggctacgcccatgatggacTGAGATAGGATTGTGGTTATTCATAATTTTGTAGCTCATAGCTTCTGATACTTGTGCTGAAAATATCAGAACCTTCCCATTCAACTGCAATGCTTACCACATAGTGGACCATATGGGAGCTGCCTCTGCGTttgtatgaaaataaaaactcttTGCAATCTTGTTTATATAAACGTTACTGGCTTCAAAGACAACCCAAAAGATCTTCTTCCTTAATTCTCTGTCTTTGCTCTAGAAGTAGAATCTGTTTGAGTGACAGGCTTATCCACTCTTTCATATTATCTTCCAATCGCTTTTTTTTCCTGAAGGCAGGTCTTTGGAAGCCCTAatgaccttgtgatatggccataaagttttagttagTGGTCAGGAGCTCATCGTGGGGCCCCAATTGCCATTGTGCATTGTGATCCTGTTCCAAATCTCATTTGTGATATGGTCTTTGTAGGTGATACATAGTATCCTTCTTATACCATCTCCCATTGATACATTGtacaaatagcttttttttttcaaaatatatctaCCAATCAAAGTATTGTGCTGTTTGTTACTAAATCATTAAATGCTACATCATATTCTACTCATAATGTCTTTCAAAAATCatttatttctcaaaaacataGTCATACAATACTACAAATTTATTAACACAGATTTGTTTCATCAGTTGAAGTCGAATAACATAAACATAGGATAAGTATGGCAATAAAAACCAacatagaatatatttatatataaatataatttataatatatatatatatatatatatatatatatatatatatcatttaagAACAACTGATCTATTTTCGTCATGATCATAtattaaaatcacaaaatcattTGACCAAATATTTTCTGTCTCATAATTTAGAACCCCCGCccccaaaaaacaaaacaaaaaacatttattctcattacaaaattacaataaaaaaaatagtagccTTCAAAATGGCTTCTGAAATTTGTTACATGTCAGTAATGAATTTGTGTAACAAAATTAGATTTTACTCTCTGTTTAAATGTCTTGGCACAAATTCTTCATATATTGTGAGTAAATGattaatttatgtttatttaatttatttatctttgttctctattttttcttttgctagctttcaaatcatttaataatttttaaagatttctcTAATCCATCCATTTCAggacataaaaatatattgattttatttaaatgaaaaaaaaaacttaaaaaaaaaaaaaaagatcaaatgaTTTTATCCTGGACCCTTAAGACGCGTGTGGTACTTTAGCCTCGAAACACTAGCATTGTAAATCCATGTTTTTTTATACTCATTGTaaaaaagctcagcactttaagggttaatgaaTACAtgctaaatttaaacaaaaaaatattaataacaaggCATTGTTAAAAGGTTCAAAATTTGTAGgaaaaatatacatttgtttttacactatttcttttatataaaatttacaGAAATGCTGAAATCACAAAAAATCAGTTATACACAATTGTatggctttgaaaaaaaaaatactggtaGGCTTATGCATTAAGATTTTGATTCATGTCAAAATAAGCAGGAGATTTTTGTATGACTGAAACAGCCATCAATACTTGTTTGTGACAGAAAGATGGGTTTAAAGAAAACCTTAcataagcattttttaaaaagcaaaatgaACAACAGTACATTGTAAACTTTGATGAATGAAGAGCATTCTTTATATcacatttttgtttgatttcaaatatGAACTAGAACACTAGCAACTTAATAAAGCAGcaacaaatattttgtaaagttaAGTTgctaaaaaaacatcaaaatctCAAGGTCAGTAATAAGACTAGTGAAACAAAATGTTGAGTAGCCataagaattctttttttttttttttgctacgcTGGTCATATGATCTGCCTTTTACAAATAGTTGTTGGTATCAGCAGCATTAAAAGGTCAATCAGACAGCATCCAAAGGTCAATCAGAATATTAATGGTGTGCTAAAACATGTCTCAGGGCCATGGGCTCCTGGTTGTTCCAGAAACCATTCCCATGTTTGGCTTAAGCAGCAACAGCAAAGGctgcagaggtttgaattcagaattATTTAGGCGGGTGGCCAACCACCAAGGTTATCGCAACCAAAAAGTCAATTATTTACTTACACATAAGTGTTGcctttctatttataaaaacataatttaaaattgtttcataattttaaattagCACCCTGaaatttttcataataataaatgtttccTGAATCAAATATACCCTATTCACTCATTTAGACTGGAAGCCAAAGCTATTGTTTGCACATTTTATaggacatagaaaaaaaaaaggattcacGCCAATAGGCTAAACAATGACTGCTCTAAAGATAAAAGCTAATAAATTTTTAACTCCTCATTCAACAAAGTTTCGGTGTGTAAAGCATCAATAATTTTGATAATGTTTGTATAaattttaagtctttttttcaatgatttcaacaatgaaatagatttaaaaagcaCTATATAActctagtaaaaaaacaaactcacagGTGCCATATGCCTTATTACAGAGTGGAGTATTACAAATGAACTTCAAAATTCAATACAGAACAATTTTAGCTTAAATAAGCTTATAGAATGAATTTATGGCACAATTGTAAATTCTtgcacaaaataaataatgtgatactattgataatttaaaaaaaaatcaagttcaTATTAACACTTCATTAACAACAGTATATACAAGTTCAAGTCACAACAAAATAACTGTAAAGTTGTAGAAACTTTAACAGCATAGAGAAAGctaattatatttagtttgtaATCTGTGAACATGTTTACAAGATCCTAAtgcgaaataaaaaattaaagtttctgaataagaaaaatgaaaatccTTTGGcctgtttaaatttaatattatgcAACAACAGACAtcctttgaaaaaaagaaaaattacatgCTACGTGTATCTATGTTAACAAATGGTCATTGGTTTAGCCGTTGGTTCATCTGGTTGATTCGAGGGACAACCAGTTGCATGCTATAACAGTCTTTATTCTATTTGAATtgcaatttattaaataaagtttattttattactgTAGTTATAAAGGGTCAGCTAcagtaaacttttattttagtttagtttttgtagttttagttgtatacaaagaaaaacaaattatattttcacatcatcttttaactttaaattagAAAATCAGTTTACATCTtgtcaacaaaatataaaattttgttCTCTGGGTATTAGTGAATTAATTACTAATGCACCAATTGAGATGCCCTATGACCACATTTACTATTGAGTTTCTAGTATTGATGAGCAAAAAGATTGTGATAAAAGAGACAATAAAAAACGTACTCGTGCTAtacacatattcaaaattatctAAATTGATGACTCATTCAAGATTTGTCGTCATTGGTAATAAATGACTTCCAAACATTGAATTCCATTATTCCAGATggataattaaaaaacaaaaaaacaaataacttgtaaaacattcaaactgaaCAATTAATGATGCCATATAATGCTGATGAGTAGCATGCAGAAAGTTTTGAATACAAATTTGCCCACAcattgtgataaaaaaaattatctatagACCTTAAAAATACACCTAGAAGTAAAGTAAAATATTAGGGTCTCAGTATGGTTACAGAACATATTGATTGACATCTTTGTTTACTAACTAATGACAGCTTCTTTAAACATAGGACATTAAACTAATTCCTTTATTTCAATCCTAAAACATTGACttctagatatttttaaaaatgtatattctgaATAAATACTTTATACCTCAAACAAATGTATAAAGTTAAAGAGCTATAAGTTTCAATGACCAAAttgacttttaaaaagaaaataccaaCTTTATGTATGACCAAAGAACTTTTCAAAACAGGCAAAATCATTCATATAACATTTGTACATTATAATTGAATAATCTCATCTAAAAATGTCATTGCAGTTTCAACAAATATTTCAGTAGTTGGTTCCTCATTGTTTTTATGATGATCTTCTACATTTGAAGTCAGTTTTGTGATGTTTCTCTTGAGACCTGTGGTCTAGGAAATTACTTTTCCTCCAAAGACTAGAAAGGCAAAACTGTCTTAGCTTTCCTACATACAGTCTAACTACAACATCCTGTATTCTTATCTTTCTCTTCAATGCCGTCAAAGTCACCAGAGCCATTTGAATCAGAGTGAGCAACAGACATATGTTCACTGGGCTGCTGTGCTCCACTTGGTAATGACAGGATGTGTTCAATGAGAAAGTTCATAGCTTCATCTACAAGAAAGAAATTTGAAACAAGAGTCAAATGTATTTCAACTTTTTGATCCCTGAACTTCCAGTatcccacattttttttttacaatgaataTTTCATCCAGAGAAATGGGATTCAAAGTGCTACATGAAACTTTGCTTACGTGTTAAAAGTGGTTACATGGTATTTCAAACTTAATTTCCTTATGTGActtctaattaatttttaaaccaAGGACAAGTATAAGAGGAAATAAAGAATGAAAAGAACTATAAAGAATCTAATATTCTTTGACACAATTTTCTGAACAGTTGATTCTTTAATTAATGAGTAGGAGTTGcgttttgaaaataattttgataaaaTAGGCTTgtataaaaatcaaaactgttGTCTAATTCAGGAATAAGTTTGAAGAATGTGCATAAATGTTAACTTAATACAGTTTATCAGAAAAAAATTGTGACAATAGTTTCAAATGATCACTATTACTGGAACTAAAATTAAAAGCattaaattcttaaaaaaaacaacttaccaaCATTCTGATTGGTCTTTGCTGAAGTGGGAAACCAGCCAATGAATTTCTTGTCTCTACAAAAACTGTTCAACTTGTCCGCTTCGTAAGAGGAATcttcaatatcacactacagatCAAATATTTGAATAATCCTCTCTTAaaacaagtttaataaaataactTATCTATAGCACACTaaagttaaaatattatattacaactatatatcatacaagaggaataaaaaaaacaagtaatctCCCAAATTTTTCATTGAGGTAAGTTAACGCTTATTTTTTCTCCTCACAACATACATTTACCTACTAGGTGAATAGAATGTTgatgtttgtttaaaataaactcATTCGTTTAGTATATGATTAATTACCTTGTTGGCAAGTAATAAAACTGGCACTGGCTGTTCATTTGAAAGCATGACTTTGGAGTTCACATCTTCTAACCACtggaacaaaaatatttttttttaaattcaaaaagaaaaagtgaaaaTCTAACAAATTTTTTGAATTACTTTTGTATAGCACAACATTCCAACTATAGCAAGCTCAGTGCACtagggtccaatctcttttgtggacatgtggagaaaggagtatctgggagaaggtttctgtgctgatCAACAAACACAACGTAGCTTGATTATGATTTGAACTTGAGCTCCCACATCTGATGCCACATCAGCCATTGAGCCATACATCCCAATAACAATATAGTTATTAATTAAGCTACTCAATAAACAGTAATATTTCAAGGATGTggcttttttttccaaatttagacaaaaagtTTAAAAGCAATAGAAAAGAATATTGATCAATGTTGATGTTTATAATGTCAACTTACTTTTAGCACTGAATCAAATGTTGCTGGCCTAAAtttaagagataaaaaaaagttggataTATAGGCTAAGAGAATATATGCATAGAGAAGAGAGCATGAGACCaagtaaagtaaataaatatacatatatatttatatttaaggtTTACTGCTGAATTATTATGTTAGtctaaaattaaatattccatttaaaaaaaaattagagaaaagGATTATGAAGTCTGAAacttttagattaaaaaaaaaaacaaccttgatAGATCAAAAACAATTATTGCAGCtattctgaaagaaaaaaaagaaaagaaaaacatttgtatatatagaaataaaaaaaaaagcatggcaTTATATGTGTTCTAATATTTGATCAGAATAAActagaaaattaaaaatggttttattAGCTTCAAATAACAACCACCAAAACACAATGATAGTCCATAagacaataaatttttttaatacatacgCATATTTGTAGTAGACTCTAGTCATATGACCAAATCTTTCATGTCCTGCTATATCcctacaaaatgaaaaaaacaaactgataATAtgacttaattttatttttaatatagttCTAATATCAATATATTTAATGCACAAAGCCATACCAAAGCTGAAGATTAACTTTTGTGCTTGGAGACCATTCAATACTTTTCAGAGCAAAATCCACACCAATGGTCAACTTGTAATTGGGTGAGAAATATCCtgacaaaaaaatgtgtacatttagCTGCATATTTATGTAATAAtagctaattttaaaaaaattagtaaaacaaaaatcaccacacacacaaaatataaccatataactattaaaataaatattgttggTAAGTAATTAGTTTATACCTTCTGTGTACCTTCTAATAATAGATGTTTTACCTgtcagacaaaagaaaaaatgttgtAGATGAACATGAAAAAAATTTTTCAGCATAGACctaaatgatatttaaattataacgTTTACTTAATCATATGTTATAAGTATTATATGATTATTATAATGTAACAATTCTGCTGCACTAGATGTAATATATCTATAGACAGACAAT
It encodes:
- the LOC106075902 gene encoding ras-related protein Rab-32B-like → MATTYNDDVSTKETSVRNSNTVKEHLYKVLVIGEFGVGKTSIIRRYTEGYFSPNYKLTIGVDFALKSIEWSPSTKVNLQLWDIAGHERFGHMTRVYYKYAIAAIIVFDLSRPATFDSVLKWLEDVNSKVMLSNEQPVPVLLLANKCDIEDSSYEADKLNSFCRDKKFIGWFPTSAKTNQNVDEAMNFLIEHILSLPSGAQQPSEHMSVAHSDSNGSGDFDGIEEKDKNTGCCS